The Streptomyces sp. RKAG293 genome includes a region encoding these proteins:
- a CDS encoding DUF3499 domain-containing protein has translation MESRRGPLKSAVASNVVSPVRRCSRTACGRPAVATLTYVYADSTAVLGPLATYAEPHCYDLCHEHSERLTAPRGWEVVRLAVDSGPVLPSGDDLEALANAVREAARPPERPANASRGREADPMEVARRGHLRVLRSPEP, from the coding sequence ATGGAGAGTCGTCGCGGCCCGCTCAAGAGTGCGGTAGCGTCCAACGTCGTGAGCCCTGTACGTCGCTGTTCGCGGACCGCTTGCGGCCGACCCGCCGTCGCGACGCTGACGTACGTCTACGCGGACTCGACCGCCGTACTCGGCCCGCTCGCGACCTACGCCGAGCCGCACTGCTACGACCTCTGCCACGAGCACTCCGAGCGCCTCACCGCCCCGCGCGGCTGGGAGGTCGTCCGGCTCGCCGTGGACAGCGGCCCGGTGCTCCCCAGCGGTGACGACCTCGAAGCGCTCGCCAACGCGGTGCGCGAGGCGGCCCGCCCGCCGGAACGCCCCGCGAACGCCTCCCGGGGCCGCGAGGCGGACCCCATGGAGGTCGCCCGCAGGGGTCATCTGAGGGTGCTGCGCTCCCCGGAGCCCTGA
- a CDS encoding metallopeptidase family protein — MDSPVPPSSDPRPRRRDRHGRGMRGPIAPPQVPLALTRADAFDDLVRDAADRLERRWPQLADVEFAVQEVPLVSDAGKPATPDDSADGSVPLGRLISGRKDAPNRIVVYRRPVEIRAKSHDERAMLVHEVVVEQVAELLGLSPENVDPKYGQE; from the coding sequence ATGGACAGCCCCGTACCTCCCTCTTCAGACCCCCGTCCGCGTCGTCGCGACCGCCATGGCCGCGGCATGCGCGGACCCATCGCGCCCCCGCAGGTGCCGCTCGCGCTCACGCGCGCCGACGCCTTCGACGATCTCGTACGGGACGCCGCCGACCGGCTGGAGAGGCGCTGGCCGCAGCTGGCCGACGTCGAGTTCGCCGTGCAGGAGGTGCCGCTCGTCTCCGACGCGGGGAAACCGGCGACGCCGGACGACTCCGCCGACGGCAGCGTGCCGCTCGGCCGGCTGATCAGCGGCCGCAAGGACGCCCCCAACCGCATCGTGGTGTACCGCCGCCCGGTGGAGATCCGGGCCAAGAGCCACGACGAGCGGGCGATGCTCGTGCACGAGGTCGTCGTCGAGCAGGTGGCCGAGCTGCTGGGGCTCTCCCCGGAGAACGTGGACCCCAAGTACGGGCAGGAATAA
- a CDS encoding glycosyltransferase family 2 protein, whose amino-acid sequence MSVNSQASAFFPAAPELPRHVVTAVLVAHDGARWLPNALSGLLAQDRPVQDVIAADTGSADDSAQLLAGSLGAQRVLHLARRTSFGAAVDEAARAAGRLTAEQLPYLQRASGWDPVSRSWNDDAYDEPDHPHGEPVEWLWLLHDDCEPEPGALAALLRTADSSPSAAVIGPKLLSWYDARQLLEVGVSIARSGRRWTGLERREQDQGQHDQIRQVLSVSSAGMLVRRDVWDELGGFDRHVPLMRDDVDFCWRAQAAGHTVLVAPDAVMRHAEAASRERRPVDCAGRSAVNPHRVDKAGAVYTLLANTRGPLLPYVILRIVLGTLLRTLAYLVGKVPVQAVDEIVGLLRVLVRPGRVLGARRRRGQGAVPPSELRPLFPPPGATVRATVDQVVSNFSGRSEAAAAAAGRHGGGIESGPGDEDGEYIEVEQFARLKRIARKPGPMLFAVLLVVSLAACRSLLGSGSLLGGALLPAAPGASDLWASYSGAWHALGTGGTQPAPPYLAVLALFSTVLFGSTGLTLTVLLVASVPLAGVTAYFASRPLVESRLLRAWASVAYAFLPAATGALAGGRLGTAVLAILLPLMARTAIATAGLQLTDGAIERGARPSWRATWALALMLTFTTAFTPLVWPVALVLCAGVLALRVVSGRQRLLVPHLLRCAALIVTPVVLLAPWSLSLLTHPGRFLHEAGLPYGIKAASAVDLLMISPGGPNGSGGLLLIGLVLAALAALMRAERRLAVLTAWAVALTGLLFAILENGKAWAGPATLVYGLALLSAAAIGAEGAKDRIAAKGFGWRQPVAALIALAAAAAPLLAAFTWVSDGANGPLKRHDPVQVPAFVAEESSSSDQARTLVLDGKPTGVSYVLVRGAGARLGDAELAAEAGRDSRLDDTVANLVAGSGADQATRLTGYAVRYVLVQPGAPREMGRVLDSTPGLTRVSQADGSALWRVDTAVSRMAIVSKDAPPVPVPAWRVEAHAKIPAGGAGRVLRLADAASAGWQATLDGRPLKATKVDEWAQGFELPADGGRLDVTYQDPAAHTGWLWAQGFLLLVVVVLALPGRRRQIDDDLPEQEAVAADMSASGIPAQASGEGRRARRLQAAADAEAAAETGPDDDGSDPDGTAPAESPAAAIPDQYDPYAAPEPVDPGGDPYAAVPQQDPYGQQWDGYQYAAPADPAGYDQNSGYDQQNNGYGQQQNQNGGYDQDNGGYADPYPYGQQPPPAYDPYRQDEDGNGYYTDGDQHRDGGSRQP is encoded by the coding sequence ATGTCCGTGAACAGCCAAGCGTCGGCCTTTTTCCCGGCCGCCCCAGAGTTGCCGCGCCATGTCGTCACCGCCGTGCTCGTCGCGCACGACGGCGCCCGCTGGCTGCCCAACGCGCTCTCGGGCCTCCTTGCCCAGGACCGTCCGGTCCAGGACGTCATCGCCGCCGACACCGGCAGCGCCGACGACTCCGCCCAGCTCCTCGCCGGCTCCCTCGGTGCCCAGCGGGTGCTCCACCTCGCCCGCCGCACCAGCTTCGGTGCCGCCGTGGACGAGGCGGCCCGCGCCGCCGGCCGGCTCACCGCCGAGCAGCTGCCCTATCTCCAGCGCGCCAGCGGATGGGACCCCGTCAGCCGCAGCTGGAACGACGACGCGTACGACGAGCCCGACCACCCGCACGGCGAGCCGGTCGAATGGCTCTGGCTGCTGCACGACGACTGCGAGCCGGAACCCGGCGCCCTCGCCGCCCTGCTGCGCACCGCCGACTCCTCGCCCTCCGCGGCGGTCATCGGCCCCAAGCTGCTCAGCTGGTACGACGCCCGGCAGCTGCTGGAGGTCGGGGTCAGCATCGCCCGCAGCGGCCGCCGCTGGACCGGGCTGGAACGCCGCGAGCAGGACCAGGGACAGCACGACCAGATCCGTCAGGTCCTCTCCGTGTCCAGTGCCGGCATGCTGGTCCGCCGCGACGTGTGGGACGAGCTGGGCGGCTTCGACCGCCATGTGCCGCTCATGCGGGACGACGTCGACTTCTGCTGGCGCGCCCAGGCCGCCGGCCACACCGTCCTGGTCGCCCCGGACGCCGTGATGCGGCATGCCGAGGCCGCCTCCCGTGAGCGCCGCCCGGTGGACTGCGCCGGCCGCTCCGCCGTCAACCCGCACCGCGTCGACAAGGCCGGTGCCGTCTACACACTGCTGGCCAACACCCGCGGTCCGCTGCTGCCCTACGTGATCCTGCGGATCGTCCTCGGCACCCTGCTGCGCACGCTCGCCTACCTCGTCGGCAAGGTGCCGGTACAGGCCGTCGACGAGATCGTCGGGCTGCTGCGCGTGCTGGTGCGCCCCGGCCGGGTGCTCGGCGCGCGCCGCCGCCGCGGCCAGGGCGCCGTCCCGCCGTCCGAACTGCGGCCGCTCTTCCCGCCGCCGGGCGCGACCGTGCGGGCCACCGTCGACCAGGTCGTCAGCAACTTCTCCGGACGCTCGGAGGCCGCCGCCGCGGCCGCCGGCCGGCACGGCGGCGGCATCGAGTCCGGGCCCGGCGACGAGGACGGCGAGTACATCGAGGTCGAGCAGTTCGCCCGGCTCAAGCGCATCGCCCGCAAACCGGGACCGATGCTCTTCGCCGTCCTGCTGGTCGTCTCGCTGGCCGCCTGCCGCTCGCTGCTCGGCTCCGGATCGCTGCTCGGCGGCGCGCTGCTGCCCGCCGCCCCCGGCGCCTCCGACCTCTGGGCCTCGTACAGCGGCGCCTGGCACGCCCTGGGGACCGGCGGCACCCAGCCCGCCCCGCCCTACCTCGCGGTCCTGGCGCTCTTCTCGACCGTCCTGTTCGGCAGCACCGGGCTCACCCTGACCGTGCTGCTGGTCGCCTCCGTCCCACTGGCCGGCGTCACCGCGTACTTCGCGTCCCGGCCGCTGGTCGAGTCCCGCCTGCTCCGCGCCTGGGCCAGCGTCGCCTACGCGTTCCTGCCCGCCGCCACCGGTGCGCTGGCCGGCGGCCGGCTCGGCACCGCGGTCCTCGCGATCCTGCTGCCGCTCATGGCCCGCACCGCGATCGCCACCGCCGGACTGCAGCTGACCGACGGCGCCATCGAGCGCGGCGCCCGGCCCAGCTGGCGCGCCACCTGGGCGCTCGCCCTGATGCTCACCTTCACGACCGCGTTCACCCCGCTGGTCTGGCCGGTCGCCCTGGTGCTGTGCGCGGGTGTGCTCGCGCTGCGCGTGGTGAGCGGCCGGCAGCGGCTGCTCGTTCCGCACCTGCTGCGCTGCGCCGCGCTGATCGTCACCCCGGTCGTGCTCCTCGCGCCCTGGTCGCTGTCGCTGCTCACGCATCCCGGACGTTTCCTGCACGAGGCGGGCCTGCCCTACGGCATCAAGGCCGCCTCGGCCGTCGACCTGCTGATGATCAGCCCCGGCGGGCCGAACGGCTCCGGCGGACTGCTGCTCATCGGCCTCGTCCTCGCTGCGCTCGCCGCCCTGATGCGTGCAGAACGCCGGCTGGCGGTCCTCACCGCCTGGGCGGTCGCGCTGACCGGACTGCTCTTCGCCATCCTGGAGAACGGCAAGGCGTGGGCCGGCCCCGCCACCCTCGTCTACGGCCTCGCGCTGCTGTCGGCCGCCGCGATCGGCGCCGAGGGCGCCAAGGACCGCATCGCCGCCAAGGGCTTCGGCTGGCGGCAGCCCGTCGCCGCGCTGATCGCCCTGGCCGCCGCCGCGGCCCCGCTGCTGGCCGCCTTCACCTGGGTCTCGGACGGCGCCAACGGTCCGCTCAAGCGGCACGACCCGGTACAGGTCCCCGCGTTCGTCGCGGAGGAGAGCAGCAGCAGCGACCAGGCCCGCACCCTGGTGCTCGACGGCAAGCCGACCGGCGTCTCGTACGTCCTGGTCCGTGGCGCCGGCGCGCGGCTGGGCGACGCGGAACTCGCCGCCGAGGCGGGCCGCGACAGCCGCCTGGACGACACGGTCGCCAACCTCGTGGCAGGCTCCGGCGCCGACCAGGCGACCCGCCTCACCGGCTACGCCGTCCGCTACGTCCTCGTACAGCCCGGCGCCCCGCGCGAGATGGGCCGGGTGCTCGACAGCACCCCGGGCCTGACGCGCGTCAGCCAGGCCGACGGCAGCGCCCTGTGGCGCGTCGACACCGCCGTCTCCCGGATGGCCATCGTCAGCAAGGACGCACCGCCGGTGCCCGTCCCGGCCTGGCGGGTCGAGGCGCACGCCAAGATCCCGGCCGGCGGCGCGGGACGCGTCCTGCGCCTCGCCGACGCGGCCTCCGCCGGCTGGCAGGCGACCCTCGACGGCCGGCCGCTCAAGGCCACCAAGGTCGACGAGTGGGCGCAGGGCTTCGAACTGCCCGCGGACGGCGGCCGGCTCGACGTCACGTACCAGGACCCGGCCGCCCACACCGGCTGGCTGTGGGCGCAGGGCTTCCTCCTGCTCGTGGTGGTCGTCCTGGCGCTGCCCGGCCGCCGCCGGCAGATCGACGACGACCTGCCGGAGCAGGAAGCGGTCGCCGCGGACATGTCCGCCTCCGGGATCCCGGCGCAGGCGTCCGGCGAGGGCCGCCGCGCCCGCCGCCTCCAGGCCGCCGCGGACGCCGAGGCCGCCGCCGAGACGGGCCCCGACGACGACGGGAGCGACCCGGACGGGACGGCCCCGGCCGAGTCCCCGGCCGCGGCGATCCCGGACCAGTACGACCCGTACGCGGCACCCGAACCGGTCGACCCGGGCGGCGACCCGTACGCCGCCGTCCCGCAACAGGATCCGTACGGTCAGCAGTGGGACGGCTACCAGTACGCCGCCCCCGCGGACCCCGCCGGCTACGACCAGAACAGCGGCTACGACCAGCAGAACAACGGCTACGGCCAGCAGCAGAACCAGAACGGCGGCTACGACCAGGACAACGGCGGCTACGCCGACCCGTATCCGTACGGCCAGCAGCCGCCGCCGGCCTACGACCCGTACCGGCAGGACGAGGACGGCAACGGGTACTACACCGACGGCGACCAGCACCGCGACGGGGGCAGCCGGCAGCCCTGA
- a CDS encoding DUF5719 family protein gives MNRSIISLAGATAALAALTGAAVLTGAGDPAAAPVGSAARQPVQRSALVCPAPSGSELASTTYTSFTPKGAQTGKQGTAQLLPAIGDASAKAKPLAPLTQPGAPVTAKVEKADSPALIGTAEGGLAPGWSVQQTTVVSVGPGRAVLGTSCVAPDSEFWFPAASTAADRQDFLHLVNPDELDAVVDVELFGKDGALKATTGDGVSVPSQGSTSILLSTLVTEKVQDLTVHVTVRSGRVGAAVQAVDGKAGADWLPAAADPAAGLVFPGIPADATSVRLVAYATGQDDADLKVRLAAPTGSITPAGHETLHVKSGMTTTIELGDVTKGEAGSLLLTPTDAHGAAPIVAALRITRGTGAKQETAFLPATPKIDERATVADNRIKASTLSLVAPDKEAVVKVTTSAATDGGAPVSKNVTVKAGTSLAFEPPEPSSGKGAFAVTVEPVSGGPVYASRMLSLPLNGIPMFTIQPMPDDRGTVVVPKVQPDLTILDD, from the coding sequence GTGAACCGCAGCATCATCTCCCTGGCGGGAGCGACCGCAGCACTCGCCGCCCTCACCGGCGCGGCCGTGCTCACCGGAGCCGGCGACCCGGCCGCCGCGCCCGTGGGCTCCGCCGCCCGGCAGCCGGTGCAGCGGTCGGCGCTCGTCTGCCCGGCGCCGTCGGGCTCCGAGCTGGCGTCCACCACGTACACCTCGTTCACGCCCAAGGGCGCCCAGACGGGCAAGCAGGGCACCGCCCAGCTGCTGCCCGCCATCGGGGACGCGAGCGCCAAGGCCAAGCCGCTCGCCCCGCTCACCCAGCCGGGTGCGCCCGTCACCGCCAAGGTGGAGAAGGCCGACAGCCCGGCGCTGATCGGCACCGCCGAGGGCGGCCTGGCGCCCGGCTGGAGCGTTCAGCAGACCACCGTGGTCAGTGTGGGTCCCGGCCGCGCCGTGCTCGGCACGTCCTGCGTCGCCCCGGACAGCGAGTTCTGGTTCCCGGCCGCGAGCACCGCCGCCGACCGCCAGGACTTCCTGCACCTGGTGAACCCCGACGAGTTGGACGCCGTCGTCGACGTCGAACTGTTCGGCAAGGACGGCGCGCTGAAGGCCACGACCGGCGACGGCGTCTCCGTCCCGTCGCAGGGCAGCACGTCGATCCTGCTCTCCACCCTCGTCACGGAGAAGGTCCAGGACCTGACCGTGCACGTCACCGTCCGCAGCGGCCGGGTCGGCGCGGCCGTCCAGGCCGTGGACGGCAAGGCCGGCGCGGACTGGCTGCCCGCCGCCGCGGACCCGGCCGCCGGCCTGGTCTTCCCCGGCATCCCCGCCGACGCCACGTCCGTGCGGCTCGTCGCGTACGCCACCGGCCAGGACGACGCGGACCTGAAGGTGCGGCTCGCCGCCCCGACCGGCTCGATCACCCCGGCCGGACACGAGACGCTGCACGTCAAGAGCGGTATGACGACCACGATCGAGCTCGGGGACGTCACCAAGGGCGAGGCCGGATCCCTGCTGCTGACCCCGACCGACGCGCATGGGGCCGCGCCGATCGTCGCCGCCCTGCGCATCACCCGCGGCACCGGCGCCAAGCAGGAGACGGCCTTCCTGCCGGCCACCCCGAAGATCGACGAACGGGCCACCGTCGCCGACAACCGGATCAAGGCGTCGACGCTGTCCCTGGTCGCACCGGACAAGGAGGCGGTCGTGAAGGTCACCACCTCGGCGGCCACCGACGGCGGAGCACCGGTCAGCAAGAACGTCACCGTCAAGGCCGGCACCAGCCTGGCGTTCGAGCCGCCCGAGCCCTCGTCGGGCAAGGGCGCCTTCGCGGTGACCGTCGAGCCGGTCTCCGGCGGGCCGGTCTACGCCTCGCGCATGCTGTCGCTGCCGCTCAACGGCATCCCGATGTTCACCATCCAGCCGATGCCGGACGACCGGGGCACGGTCGTGGTCCCGAAGGTCCAGCCGGACCTGACGATCCTCGACGACTGA